One window of Mucilaginibacter inviolabilis genomic DNA carries:
- a CDS encoding nuclear transport factor 2 family protein: MKTDNQNNTQPTDDEKLAIANKFITSLKSNDWDTMRSILAADASWTLPGTSLLSGLANGAEAIIKRAQGLKHFGVNFDLKYILIGLNGFTLSLHNTASRGNLLLDEQVAIVFEVNGGKIISMATYLSDVPGINAFFIAGI, translated from the coding sequence ATGAAAACTGATAATCAAAATAATACCCAGCCAACCGATGATGAAAAACTGGCCATTGCCAATAAATTTATCACCTCATTAAAAAGCAATGATTGGGATACCATGCGCTCCATATTGGCGGCCGATGCCAGTTGGACATTGCCCGGAACCAGCTTACTATCCGGTTTGGCAAATGGTGCCGAAGCGATCATCAAACGGGCGCAGGGCCTAAAACATTTTGGGGTGAATTTCGATCTGAAATATATCCTGATTGGTCTTAATGGTTTTACCTTATCGTTGCATAACACAGCCAGTCGCGGGAATTTGCTGTTGGATGAGCAAGTAGCCATTGTTTTTGAGGTGAACGGAGGAAAGATCATAAGCATGGCTACTTATCTTTCTGATGTGCCGGGCATCAATGCTTTTTTTATTGCGGGGATATAA
- the rpiA gene encoding ribose 5-phosphate isomerase A: MADYKLEAAKAAFKFIETGQTIGLGAGTTVLHLANMIGQDEGLARSVVLVSSSFKTNSYLQEQGLNVKSASAVKHLDIYFDGCDQFDKQLNALKSGGGIHTTEKILASMAAEFILMGDDTKFVPQLTTTYPLVIEILPQALQIVLAKLKSAAYPDAEIKLRMGDQKDGAVISDNGNLLADIYFAHTPHWQQLNIDIKMIPGIVEHSLFYGMATKAIIAGEKGIRVIMPEL; the protein is encoded by the coding sequence ATGGCTGATTATAAACTGGAGGCTGCCAAAGCCGCGTTTAAATTTATAGAAACAGGGCAAACAATTGGCCTGGGTGCCGGTACAACAGTATTGCACCTGGCCAATATGATCGGGCAGGACGAGGGTCTGGCCCGGTCTGTTGTTTTGGTATCGTCATCATTTAAAACCAATAGCTATTTGCAAGAGCAAGGCTTAAATGTAAAGTCCGCATCGGCTGTAAAACATCTGGATATCTATTTTGATGGCTGCGACCAGTTCGACAAGCAACTCAATGCTCTGAAAAGCGGCGGCGGCATCCATACCACCGAAAAAATACTGGCCTCCATGGCTGCCGAATTTATTTTAATGGGTGATGATACTAAATTTGTACCCCAACTCACTACCACCTACCCGCTGGTGATTGAAATTTTGCCGCAGGCTTTACAGATTGTGCTGGCTAAACTCAAGTCTGCTGCGTATCCCGATGCCGAGATCAAATTACGTATGGGCGATCAGAAAGATGGCGCGGTTATTTCTGATAACGGTAATCTGCTGGCCGATATTTATTTTGCTCACACGCCACATTGGCAGCAGCTCAATATCGATATAAAAATGATTCCCGGAATTGTAGAGCATTCCCTGTTTTATGGGATGGCTACCAAAGCTATTATTGCCGGAGAGAAGGGAATAAGGGTTATTATGCCCGAATTATAG
- a CDS encoding helix-turn-helix domain-containing protein, translating to MQEVFSRSGEYLIGLKNADTDLLSSPAQFSEYTILFIPEGKGVYHADFGKFNYAGPILLFSTPLQVIYLEHNKPEPLTMLQFHSDFYCIEYHREEVACNGLLFNNLYIQPCVKLTTDDARVFEQLLVEVDQEFGQVSPSEIVLRAYLQLFLAKSSTIKVKLIAGNQDRKEKDEQMEQFSRLLDQHYLTLHKPNDYAQLLAITPNSFSKRCMRYFKKTPSQLIQERLILEAKKRLHLTRQSIKEIAYALQFQDEFYFSRVFKKVTKVSPQTFRDKTGISIVADLSKQ from the coding sequence ATGCAAGAAGTATTTTCAAGATCTGGCGAATATCTGATTGGGTTAAAAAATGCAGATACCGATCTGCTGAGCTCACCGGCTCAGTTCTCTGAATATACTATCTTATTTATTCCTGAAGGAAAAGGTGTTTATCATGCCGATTTTGGCAAGTTTAACTATGCCGGACCTATTCTCCTGTTCTCGACACCCTTACAGGTTATTTACCTGGAGCATAATAAACCTGAACCATTAACCATGCTGCAGTTTCACTCCGACTTTTATTGTATCGAATATCATCGGGAAGAGGTTGCCTGCAATGGTTTGTTGTTTAATAATTTGTATATACAACCCTGTGTTAAACTAACCACCGACGATGCCCGGGTATTTGAGCAGCTGTTAGTCGAGGTTGATCAAGAGTTTGGACAGGTGTCTCCATCAGAGATCGTTCTCCGGGCGTATTTGCAACTCTTCCTGGCCAAGTCAAGCACTATTAAAGTAAAGCTGATAGCCGGTAACCAGGATCGTAAAGAAAAGGATGAGCAAATGGAGCAATTCAGCAGGCTGTTGGATCAGCATTATCTTACCCTGCATAAACCCAATGATTATGCGCAGCTACTGGCCATAACACCCAATAGTTTCAGTAAGCGCTGTATGCGTTATTTTAAAAAAACACCTTCGCAGTTGATCCAGGAACGATTGATACTGGAGGCCAAAAAGCGACTGCACCTAACCCGGCAAAGCATCAAGGAAATTGCCTATGCGCTTCAGTTTCAGGATGAATTTTATTTTAGCCGTGTTTTTAAAAAGGTAACCAAAGTTTCACCGCAAACTTTTCGCGATAAAACCGGTATCTCCATTGTGGCAGATTTGTCCAAGCAATAG
- a CDS encoding Crp/Fnr family transcriptional regulator yields MEEILRRHIEKIVPLTDEEFAFVWSHFTAKKYKKHQFLIQEGEAVKYHYFVLSGLLKLVYTDEAGKEHIVSFAMEDWWESDFYAFYTQTKATMSLVCLEDTEVLCLSLDDYKKLCDSMQKMVRFFLEKANFGFIGSQRRIISWLTLNSKERYEQLLKQYPSLIQRVPKGLLAAYLGVSRETLSRLSS; encoded by the coding sequence ATGGAGGAAATATTAAGAAGACATATAGAAAAAATAGTACCGCTTACCGACGAAGAGTTCGCCTTTGTATGGTCGCATTTTACAGCTAAAAAGTATAAAAAACACCAATTTCTGATACAGGAGGGCGAAGCGGTAAAGTATCATTACTTTGTGCTCTCGGGGCTTTTAAAATTGGTATATACAGATGAAGCGGGAAAGGAGCACATTGTTTCGTTTGCGATGGAAGACTGGTGGGAGAGCGATTTTTATGCCTTTTACACACAAACAAAAGCAACCATGTCCTTAGTGTGCCTGGAAGATACCGAGGTACTTTGTCTTTCACTCGATGATTACAAAAAGTTGTGTGATAGTATGCAAAAGATGGTGCGTTTTTTCCTGGAGAAAGCCAATTTTGGTTTTATTGGATCTCAGCGCCGCATCATATCCTGGCTAACCTTAAACTCCAAAGAGCGTTATGAACAGTTGCTTAAACAATATCCTTCCCTTATTCAGCGTGTGCCTAAAGGTCTGCTGGCTGCTTATCTGGGTGTTTCGCGCGAAACACTGAGCAGGTTATCTTCTTAA
- a CDS encoding carboxymuconolactone decarboxylase family protein: protein MKTIQVPNRDQVSAGSQVIFDQFQKRLGRVPNLYATMGYSENALKGFVDFDAAFSHGVFRPKEREAIALIVSEINGCAYCLAGHTLAAIKNGFTKEETLDLRRGKSNDDKVNAIVQLAKSITINKGHADEQSLDDFYAAGFDEAALMELIGLVTVRIFTNYVFAATAIPVDFPLAEPIN, encoded by the coding sequence ATGAAAACAATACAAGTGCCCAACCGCGATCAGGTAAGCGCCGGATCGCAGGTTATATTTGATCAGTTTCAAAAAAGATTAGGCAGGGTGCCCAACCTGTACGCTACTATGGGTTATTCCGAAAATGCCTTGAAAGGCTTTGTTGATTTTGATGCCGCGTTTAGCCATGGGGTATTTAGGCCAAAAGAAAGAGAAGCCATAGCGCTTATCGTGTCAGAAATAAATGGCTGTGCCTACTGTTTGGCAGGTCACACCTTGGCCGCCATTAAAAACGGATTTACCAAAGAAGAAACCTTGGATCTGAGAAGAGGGAAAAGCAACGATGATAAGGTGAATGCGATAGTACAATTGGCCAAATCAATAACCATTAATAAAGGCCATGCAGATGAGCAGTCCCTGGATGATTTTTATGCTGCCGGCTTTGATGAAGCTGCCTTGATGGAACTTATAGGTCTGGTTACCGTACGGATATTTACCAATTATGTTTTTGCGGCAACCGCTATCCCGGTTGATTTTCCTTTGGCCGAACCAATAAATTAA
- a CDS encoding DUF5107 domain-containing protein, which yields MHHSNVSVWEEKVVIPTYSVGKPDKNPMFFEKRVYQGSSGVVYPNPVIEKIADEKEDKEYTGLFLENKYLKVMILPELGGRIQMAFDKIKQRHFIYYNQVIKPALVGLTGPWISGGIEFNWPQHHRPSTFDPVDYTLEEHADGSKTVWVNEVERMFHTKGMAGFTLRPDTAYIEIKAKLFNRSALPQTFLWWANPAVKVNDYYQSVFPPDVNAVFDHGKRDVSDFPIATGTYYKVDYSPGTDISMYKNIPVPTSYMAINSEYDFVGGYEHDSQGGLLHVANHHVSPGKKQWTWGHSDFGQAWDRNLTDEDGPYIELMTGVFTDNQPDFSWLMPYEEKTFTQYFLPYRELGMVKNATKDILLALSKDGGKVNIKVQVTSAQSGLNINLTYKGESLLAQTTDISPEQIFVKEVAVKDDVNENELLLIITNSNKQEVLRYEPAKNKKNEMPLPAKPALPPADVESVEQLFLTAQHLEQYRHATYSPIPYYEEALRREPTDVRNNNALGKWYIRKGQFAKAEPYLRQAVETSIQRNPNPYDSEPYYNLGLCLKYLGRADEAYTMFYKSTWSNAWKDTGFFCVAQIDMARGHYQLALDHINQSLDRNAANSKSYVLKAAAYRKLGQLNKALTTIDAALERDGFNLGALFEKVLAYRISNDADKIEESLNQLLTLSRHDDQNFIEYVLDYATAGLYDEASQLLQLVVKPAESSPMVYYTLGWLSQLGGRKAEAAEWLAKAVKADPYLCFPNRLDEIGILKLAIELNPTDAKAPYYLGNLFYDKRQYTDAVSYWESSAKLDAQFPTVFRNLAIAYFNKQNNEQKALEYFEKAFALDKTDARVLMELDQLYKRLNRSPEERLKFLEDNLAVSDQRDDVYLERVTLYNLLGKHETALNLLNSRQFHPWEGGEGKASGQYIFSLIEQAKQSHEDGQSEKAITYLNNAKTYPHNLGEGKLYGTQENDIDYWLGCAYEATGQTEQAQKYFEQATIGLDEPSAAVFYNDQQPDKIFYQGLAWRKLGDEERARNIFKKLKNYGALHANDDIKIDYFAVSLPNLLIFDDDLNLRNRIHTSFLQGLGALGLQELDAAQKMFDNVLELDAAHAGSKIHLDMAKHILNIQG from the coding sequence ATGCATCATTCTAATGTATCCGTTTGGGAAGAAAAAGTTGTTATCCCTACGTATAGTGTGGGCAAGCCCGATAAAAATCCCATGTTTTTCGAAAAACGTGTTTACCAGGGCAGCAGTGGTGTAGTATATCCCAACCCGGTGATCGAAAAAATTGCCGACGAAAAAGAAGACAAAGAATACACAGGTTTATTCCTGGAAAATAAGTACCTGAAGGTGATGATCCTGCCCGAACTAGGCGGTCGCATCCAGATGGCTTTTGATAAGATCAAACAACGTCATTTTATATATTATAACCAGGTGATCAAGCCCGCGCTGGTGGGCTTAACCGGTCCGTGGATTTCGGGTGGTATCGAGTTTAACTGGCCGCAGCACCATCGCCCAAGTACTTTTGATCCGGTTGATTACACCCTGGAAGAACATGCTGATGGCAGCAAAACCGTTTGGGTGAACGAGGTGGAGCGCATGTTTCATACCAAGGGAATGGCCGGTTTTACGCTTCGCCCGGATACGGCTTATATCGAGATTAAAGCTAAACTGTTTAACCGCTCGGCCCTGCCGCAAACTTTCCTGTGGTGGGCAAACCCGGCGGTGAAGGTGAATGACTATTACCAGTCGGTTTTTCCGCCAGATGTAAACGCGGTGTTTGATCATGGCAAGCGTGATGTATCTGATTTTCCTATCGCTACCGGTACTTATTACAAGGTTGATTATTCGCCGGGTACCGATATATCGATGTATAAAAATATCCCGGTGCCAACCTCATATATGGCTATCAACTCTGAGTATGATTTTGTGGGTGGGTATGAGCACGATTCACAGGGTGGTTTGCTGCATGTGGCTAACCATCATGTATCGCCCGGTAAAAAACAGTGGACCTGGGGCCACAGCGATTTCGGTCAGGCCTGGGACAGAAATTTGACCGATGAGGACGGCCCGTACATAGAACTAATGACTGGTGTATTCACCGATAACCAGCCCGATTTTAGCTGGCTGATGCCTTACGAAGAGAAAACTTTCACTCAGTACTTTTTGCCTTACCGCGAATTAGGTATGGTAAAAAATGCTACTAAAGATATTCTGCTCGCGCTAAGCAAAGATGGCGGCAAGGTAAACATCAAAGTACAGGTAACTTCGGCGCAAAGCGGATTGAATATCAATCTGACTTACAAAGGCGAATCCTTGTTGGCGCAAACAACGGATATCAGCCCTGAACAGATTTTTGTGAAGGAAGTAGCGGTTAAAGACGATGTGAATGAGAACGAATTATTGCTCATCATCACCAACAGCAACAAACAGGAAGTGCTGCGTTATGAGCCCGCCAAAAACAAAAAGAACGAAATGCCTTTACCGGCAAAACCAGCCTTGCCTCCCGCTGATGTAGAGAGTGTGGAGCAGCTGTTTTTAACCGCGCAGCACCTGGAGCAATATCGCCATGCTACTTACAGCCCAATCCCTTATTATGAGGAAGCCTTGCGTCGTGAGCCAACTGATGTGCGTAACAATAACGCGCTGGGTAAATGGTATATCCGCAAAGGGCAGTTTGCCAAGGCCGAGCCTTATTTACGCCAGGCGGTTGAAACCAGTATACAACGTAATCCTAATCCTTATGACAGTGAGCCTTATTATAACCTGGGCTTGTGCTTAAAATACTTGGGCAGGGCCGATGAAGCTTATACCATGTTTTACAAATCAACATGGAGCAATGCCTGGAAAGATACCGGCTTTTTCTGCGTGGCGCAGATAGATATGGCCCGCGGCCATTACCAATTAGCGTTGGATCATATTAACCAATCATTGGATAGGAATGCCGCCAATAGCAAATCATACGTGCTCAAAGCAGCGGCTTATCGGAAGCTTGGTCAACTCAACAAAGCCCTGACTACTATTGATGCTGCTTTGGAGCGTGATGGTTTTAACCTGGGCGCACTGTTTGAAAAAGTACTGGCTTACCGGATAAGTAACGATGCCGATAAAATAGAGGAGAGCCTGAACCAGTTGTTAACGCTTTCGCGCCATGACGATCAGAATTTTATAGAGTATGTCCTGGATTACGCCACTGCGGGTTTGTATGATGAAGCATCGCAATTGCTGCAATTGGTTGTAAAACCTGCGGAATCAAGCCCTATGGTTTATTATACTTTAGGTTGGCTGAGCCAGTTGGGTGGCCGTAAGGCTGAGGCTGCCGAGTGGCTGGCCAAAGCTGTCAAAGCCGATCCATATTTGTGTTTTCCTAACCGTTTGGATGAGATCGGTATCTTGAAATTAGCTATAGAGCTCAACCCAACTGATGCCAAAGCGCCGTACTACCTGGGCAACCTGTTTTATGATAAACGCCAGTATACTGATGCGGTGAGTTACTGGGAAAGTTCGGCTAAGCTGGATGCTCAGTTCCCAACGGTTTTCCGTAACCTGGCTATCGCTTATTTCAATAAGCAAAACAACGAGCAAAAAGCCCTGGAATATTTTGAAAAAGCCTTTGCATTGGATAAAACAGATGCGCGGGTATTAATGGAGCTTGATCAGTTGTATAAAAGATTGAACAGATCGCCTGAAGAACGTTTGAAATTTCTGGAAGATAACCTTGCTGTGTCCGATCAGCGCGATGATGTGTATCTGGAAAGAGTAACGCTGTATAACCTTTTAGGTAAGCATGAAACCGCTTTGAATCTGTTGAACAGCCGCCAGTTTCATCCATGGGAAGGGGGCGAAGGCAAAGCATCAGGGCAGTATATATTCAGCCTGATCGAACAGGCTAAACAATCTCATGAAGATGGGCAGTCCGAAAAAGCGATCACTTACCTCAACAATGCCAAAACCTATCCGCATAACCTGGGCGAAGGTAAACTGTACGGAACCCAGGAGAATGATATTGATTACTGGTTAGGTTGCGCTTACGAAGCCACCGGACAAACAGAGCAGGCCCAAAAATACTTTGAACAGGCTACCATTGGCTTGGATGAGCCGTCGGCCGCTGTATTTTACAATGATCAGCAGCCGGATAAGATCTTTTACCAGGGATTAGCCTGGAGAAAATTAGGGGACGAGGAAAGGGCCCGCAACATATTTAAAAAGTTAAAGAATTATGGTGCCCTGCATGCCAATGACGATATCAAGATCGATTATTTCGCTGTGTCGCTGCCAAACCTGCTCATATTTGATGACGACCTAAATTTGCGCAACCGTATCCACACCAGCTTTTTACAAGGTTTGGGCGCATTAGGTTTACAGGAATTGGATGCCGCGCAAAAAATGTTCGATAATGTACTGGAACTCGACGCAGCTCATGCCGGAAGCAAGATCCATCTGGATATGGCAAAACATATTTTAAATATCCAGGGATGA
- a CDS encoding DUF417 family protein: MKTSIINSIANLDQLGKKVIRFGIVVVFLWIGCLKFFTYEADGIVPFVANSPFMSFFYNHPTEYKTHQNKEGELIPANHQWNIENNTYGFSTGLGIFLVTLAVLVALYRIAPLASMIGSLLIAILTLGTLSFLVTTHESWVPHLTDAQWGFPYLSGRGRLVIKDLVILGGAIITMSESARLYLNRQKSK; encoded by the coding sequence ATGAAAACTTCTATTATAAACAGCATCGCCAACCTCGATCAATTGGGCAAAAAAGTTATCCGTTTTGGTATCGTTGTGGTGTTCCTTTGGATAGGCTGCCTTAAATTTTTTACTTACGAGGCCGATGGTATTGTGCCTTTTGTAGCCAACAGCCCCTTCATGTCTTTCTTTTATAATCACCCAACTGAATACAAAACCCATCAGAATAAAGAAGGCGAGTTGATACCCGCCAATCATCAGTGGAACATCGAAAACAATACCTACGGATTTTCAACCGGTTTGGGGATTTTCCTGGTAACATTAGCCGTATTGGTGGCCTTATACCGGATAGCTCCTTTAGCCAGTATGATTGGCAGTTTGCTTATCGCTATCCTCACCTTGGGGACACTCTCGTTCCTGGTTACGACGCACGAAAGTTGGGTGCCGCACTTAACCGATGCGCAATGGGGTTTCCCGTATCTTTCTGGTAGGGGGCGTTTGGTAATTAAGGATCTGGTGATACTGGGTGGCGCTATCATCACCATGAGCGAATCGGCAAGGCTTTACCTCAATCGCCAAAAATCAAAATAA
- a CDS encoding RidA family protein, with translation MEKRIINPWQWQDKRSYVQAVEVKHAESTLYISGQTAISADGISSNDDMKTQLIKALQNLEQVIGEAGYKPEGIVRLNIYTTSTAELWPHFQIFQDWVAKHGIKQSLTLLEVKSLFETLKIELEATVVK, from the coding sequence ATGGAAAAAAGAATCATTAACCCCTGGCAATGGCAGGACAAGCGCAGCTATGTACAAGCGGTTGAAGTAAAACATGCAGAAAGTACGCTGTATATTTCGGGACAGACGGCTATTAGCGCCGATGGTATATCCAGTAACGACGATATGAAAACCCAATTAATTAAAGCTCTGCAAAACTTGGAGCAAGTGATCGGCGAGGCAGGTTACAAGCCCGAAGGTATTGTAAGATTAAATATCTATACAACTTCTACCGCGGAACTTTGGCCTCACTTTCAAATTTTCCAGGATTGGGTGGCTAAACATGGCATCAAACAATCGCTCACGTTGTTAGAAGTGAAAAGTCTTTTTGAAACACTAAAGATTGAACTGGAAGCTACAGTAGTGAAGTAA
- a CDS encoding glycoside hydrolase family 88/105 protein, giving the protein MIAQLKFKYLCTLLLFLIPGIKAYAVKPAVKPDSLLQKAYILNIMHRVADWQINDWNTNGFKHAKVDWTNAACYTGIYALGSLKNNEKYLTTLVNIGNDLGWNTGRDRFMADDYCIGQTYSLLYAKYKDKKMIAPFTLLADSIVNKPHDESLEWKNHIASREWAWCDALFMGPTALSYLSTATGNLQYLNTATKLWWKTTDYLYDPAEHLYFRDGSYLDKKEKNGKKVFWARGNGWVLAGLVRVMENMPANYPDKKKFEKLYRDMAARISSLQQPDGSWHASLLDPESYPVKETSGTGFYCYALLWGLNHGMLDNKTYWPVVKKAWAALTASVHADGMLGYVQRIGASPDAVTENSTEVYGVGAFLLTGTQLYQYLNTHPAAAKN; this is encoded by the coding sequence ATGATTGCCCAGTTAAAATTCAAATACCTTTGTACGTTACTGCTATTTTTGATCCCTGGTATAAAAGCTTATGCTGTAAAGCCTGCGGTTAAACCCGATTCGCTGCTGCAAAAAGCATATATACTCAACATCATGCACCGGGTTGCAGATTGGCAGATTAATGACTGGAATACCAATGGTTTTAAACACGCTAAAGTCGATTGGACAAACGCTGCCTGTTATACCGGCATTTATGCACTGGGATCACTCAAAAACAACGAAAAGTATTTAACAACACTGGTGAATATAGGCAACGATCTGGGCTGGAATACCGGACGCGATCGTTTTATGGCTGATGATTATTGTATAGGGCAAACCTATTCCTTGCTATATGCAAAATACAAGGACAAAAAAATGATTGCGCCCTTCACCTTATTAGCCGATAGCATTGTGAACAAGCCGCATGACGAATCGCTGGAATGGAAAAATCATATAGCCTCCAGAGAATGGGCATGGTGCGATGCCTTGTTTATGGGCCCTACGGCTTTAAGTTATTTGAGTACAGCAACAGGTAATCTTCAATATTTAAATACAGCCACTAAACTTTGGTGGAAAACAACCGATTATCTGTATGACCCTGCCGAGCACCTGTATTTTAGAGATGGTAGCTACCTGGATAAAAAAGAAAAGAACGGCAAGAAAGTATTTTGGGCCAGGGGCAATGGCTGGGTGCTGGCCGGTTTGGTGAGGGTGATGGAAAATATGCCTGCCAATTATCCAGACAAAAAGAAGTTTGAAAAATTATACCGCGATATGGCGGCCAGGATATCCTCACTGCAACAACCCGATGGCAGCTGGCACGCCTCTCTGCTCGATCCGGAAAGTTATCCGGTTAAAGAAACAAGCGGTACCGGCTTTTATTGTTACGCCCTGTTGTGGGGCCTTAACCACGGCATGCTGGATAACAAAACCTATTGGCCTGTGGTAAAAAAAGCCTGGGCCGCACTAACAGCTTCGGTGCATGCCGATGGGATGCTGGGGTATGTACAACGCATAGGGGCCAGCCCCGATGCCGTTACCGAAAACAGTACCGAAGTGTACGGAGTGGGCGCGTTTCTGCTTACCGGAACTCAGCTATATCAGTATTTAAATACCCATCCGGCTGCTGCAAAAAACTAA
- a CDS encoding aldose epimerase family protein, which yields MSNTTNITWQEWGDHDGEPVCLFKMENAHGAYVELTNYGATLVSAVVPDGYGTYGNVVLGFSSLQGYLDDDCYIGSTIGRYANRIGGGSFELDDTTWHLEKNDGENTNHGGNNGFNSRIFKYAITAEGLFFTIQSPDGDGGYPGTLELTVHYIWTDLNELIISYYASTDKRTVANFTNHAYFNLSNNGAKIFDHILTVHAATMLQNGTAYIPTGLIESVGSKGFSGTTIRSKMLINEINITGLNECYVLSGQLVNAHKLAAELTEKKSGRKLEIFTTYPSLIVYTGDYLQSKHSGCKGEQYSPFDGLCLECQYYPDSPNHLNFPSTVLNPGDTYRESIIYKFGTI from the coding sequence ATGAGCAATACTACCAATATAACCTGGCAGGAATGGGGAGATCATGACGGTGAGCCTGTCTGTCTCTTTAAAATGGAGAATGCTCATGGTGCCTATGTGGAACTGACCAATTATGGGGCTACGCTGGTTTCGGCAGTGGTACCTGATGGGTATGGCACTTATGGCAACGTGGTCTTAGGATTTTCATCATTGCAGGGCTATTTGGATGATGACTGTTATATTGGTTCAACCATAGGTCGTTACGCCAACAGGATAGGAGGGGGTAGTTTTGAGCTGGATGATACCACTTGGCATCTTGAAAAAAATGATGGTGAAAATACTAACCATGGCGGCAACAATGGTTTTAACAGCCGGATTTTTAAATATGCAATTACCGCAGAAGGGTTGTTTTTTACGATACAGAGCCCCGATGGAGACGGCGGATATCCCGGTACCCTTGAACTTACGGTGCATTATATATGGACGGATCTGAATGAGCTGATCATTAGCTATTACGCGTCGACGGATAAAAGAACAGTAGCCAACTTTACCAATCATGCATATTTCAATTTATCAAATAACGGAGCCAAGATATTTGATCATATACTTACTGTGCATGCAGCAACTATGCTGCAAAATGGTACGGCCTATATCCCCACGGGACTTATTGAGTCTGTGGGGAGCAAAGGTTTTTCAGGGACTACCATCCGAAGTAAAATGTTGATAAACGAAATCAACATTACCGGTTTAAATGAGTGTTATGTGTTGAGCGGACAATTAGTTAATGCCCATAAATTGGCGGCCGAGTTGACCGAAAAAAAATCGGGGCGCAAGCTGGAAATATTTACTACCTATCCATCTCTCATAGTCTACACTGGTGATTATTTACAAAGCAAACATTCGGGCTGCAAAGGAGAACAGTATAGCCCTTTTGATGGCCTATGTTTGGAATGCCAGTATTATCCGGATAGTCCTAATCACCTCAATTTTCCTTCAACAGTATTAAACCCCGGCGATACTTATCGGGAAAGTATCATTTATAAGTTTGGGACTATTTAA